A genomic window from Plutella xylostella chromosome 23, ilPluXylo3.1, whole genome shotgun sequence includes:
- the LOC105390605 gene encoding uncharacterized protein LOC105390605 isoform X1 yields MLLFKCGFLLIPLTIVISVCSQVTNLPKSLDAVLAVLYSASVAIAGKIMYDRFQHINILGSLTTNPGVTCFSNKIASVSACSMFLGFLVHLFLFLFKVDKFSIAAINIFVCAFGTLYMWMQGIVTLYATTLFYDKNLTALRQCLSNVSCLVLVTMATFGTIASILPTNPNGATVAYICLIIASLCSYSVAIMFSIFILSYEKDYKYFAEGLPSDLLLDDGCEYNDAIVCEADGLFRAQEIRSHRLLIQGTNTSKKHS; encoded by the exons ATGTTACTATTTAAGTGCGGGTTTTTGTTAATACCTTTGACTATAGTTATATC agTGTGTTCTCAAGTAACCAATTTACCCAAGTCATTAGATGCTGTCCTTGCTGTGTTGTACTCGGCAAGTGTTGCAATAG CTGGCAAAATCATGTATGACAGATTCCAGCACATTAATATTCTAGGTTCACTAACCACAAACCCGGGCGTGACTTGTTTCTCCAATAAGATTGCTTCCGTTTCCGCATGCTCCATGTTTCTGGGCTTCCTTGTTCACTTGTTTCTATTTCTGTTCAAG GTTGATAAATTTTCTATAGCagcaatcaatatttttgtatgtgcATTTGGGACACTGTATATGTGGATGCAG GGTATAGTAACTCTGTACGCTACAACTCTGTTCTACGATAAAAACTTGACAGCACTCAGACAATGCTTGTCCAACGTGAGTTGCCTGGTGCTGGTCACCATGGCTACATTTGGGACCATCGCCTCTATCCTGCCTACAA ATCCTAATGGTGCAACAGTAGCCTACATTTGCCTGATAATAGCATCCCTGTGCAGTTACAGTGTAGCAATCATGTTCTCTATCTTCATACTCTCATATGAAAAGGATTACAAATACTTTGCAGAG GGTCTCCCTTCAGACCTGCTTCTGGACGACGGCTGCGAGTATAATGACGCGATAGTCTGCGAAGCTGACGGGCTGTTCCGAGCGCAAGAGATACGCAGCCACCGCCTGCTCATACAGGGTACCAACACTAGCAAGAAACACTCCTGA
- the LOC105390605 gene encoding uncharacterized protein LOC105390605 isoform X2: MLLFKCGFLLIPLTIVISVCSQVTNLPKSLDAVLAVLYSASVAIAGKIMYDRFQHINILGSLTTNPGVTCFSNKIASVSACSMFLGFLVHLFLFLFKVDKFSIAAINIFVCAFGTLYMWMQGIVTLYATTLFYDKNLTALRQCLSNVSCLVLVTMATFGTIASILPTNPNGATVAYICLIIASLCSYSVAIMFSIFILSYEKDYKYFAEGLPSDLLLDDGCEYNDAIVCEADGLFRAQEIRSHRLLIQEL; the protein is encoded by the exons ATGTTACTATTTAAGTGCGGGTTTTTGTTAATACCTTTGACTATAGTTATATC agTGTGTTCTCAAGTAACCAATTTACCCAAGTCATTAGATGCTGTCCTTGCTGTGTTGTACTCGGCAAGTGTTGCAATAG CTGGCAAAATCATGTATGACAGATTCCAGCACATTAATATTCTAGGTTCACTAACCACAAACCCGGGCGTGACTTGTTTCTCCAATAAGATTGCTTCCGTTTCCGCATGCTCCATGTTTCTGGGCTTCCTTGTTCACTTGTTTCTATTTCTGTTCAAG GTTGATAAATTTTCTATAGCagcaatcaatatttttgtatgtgcATTTGGGACACTGTATATGTGGATGCAG GGTATAGTAACTCTGTACGCTACAACTCTGTTCTACGATAAAAACTTGACAGCACTCAGACAATGCTTGTCCAACGTGAGTTGCCTGGTGCTGGTCACCATGGCTACATTTGGGACCATCGCCTCTATCCTGCCTACAA ATCCTAATGGTGCAACAGTAGCCTACATTTGCCTGATAATAGCATCCCTGTGCAGTTACAGTGTAGCAATCATGTTCTCTATCTTCATACTCTCATATGAAAAGGATTACAAATACTTTGCAGAG GGTCTCCCTTCAGACCTGCTTCTGGACGACGGCTGCGAGTATAATGACGCGATAGTCTGCGAAGCTGACGGGCTGTTCCGAGCGCAAGAGATACGCAGCCACCGCCTGCTCATACAGG AGTTATGA